From Zavarzinella sp., one genomic window encodes:
- a CDS encoding DUF1501 domain-containing protein, translated as MNNQFTSSTRRAFLGKSSQGLGAVALGSMIANENSAEEKVERAIPKLHHPVKAKRVIWLYMAGGMTHLETFDPKPKLAAMHGKPMPDSVTKGQQIAQLQGAKLNCFAPQHPFVKSGKSGLEISSIFPKLASQCADDMCIIRSMHTDAINHDPAHTLMNTGSMISGRPSAGSWLWYGLGSEAQNLPGFVVMVSTGRFGQSQPIAARQWHSGFLPGKYQGIHLRGQGDPVLYVRNPQGVNNDQQRQLIDTVNQLNQLESQRGFDPEITTRINQYEQAFRLQMGVPELVDFSKEPQKVLDLYGTKGGDGTFASNCLMARRLAERGCRFIQLYHRDWDHHGSVKTHSEGTAKEVDQGVAALLTDLKNKDMLKDTLIVFGTEFGRTPMAQGTGRDHHLAGFSMWLAGGGIKGGISYGNTDEFGYFAVENKVHVNDLHATMLYLMGIDHRRLTVKYQGRDFRLTDIAGTVLHPILA; from the coding sequence ATGAACAATCAATTCACCTCATCGACTCGACGTGCGTTTCTGGGCAAATCCTCTCAAGGGTTGGGTGCCGTTGCTTTGGGATCAATGATTGCGAATGAAAATTCTGCCGAAGAAAAAGTAGAACGTGCGATACCAAAATTACACCACCCGGTGAAAGCCAAAAGAGTGATCTGGCTGTACATGGCAGGTGGAATGACGCACCTGGAAACATTTGATCCCAAGCCAAAGCTGGCCGCAATGCACGGCAAGCCGATGCCGGATTCTGTTACCAAGGGGCAGCAAATTGCCCAGTTGCAAGGTGCAAAATTGAACTGTTTCGCCCCGCAGCATCCGTTTGTAAAATCTGGCAAATCGGGTCTGGAAATCAGCAGCATCTTTCCCAAACTGGCCAGCCAGTGTGCGGACGATATGTGCATCATACGCTCGATGCACACCGATGCAATTAATCATGACCCTGCCCACACACTGATGAATACTGGATCGATGATTTCCGGTAGACCTTCCGCAGGTTCCTGGCTTTGGTATGGCCTGGGAAGCGAAGCACAGAATCTTCCAGGTTTTGTCGTCATGGTGTCGACTGGTCGCTTTGGTCAAAGCCAGCCAATTGCCGCTCGCCAATGGCACAGTGGCTTCCTGCCCGGGAAGTACCAGGGAATCCATTTGCGTGGCCAGGGCGATCCTGTTCTGTACGTGCGGAACCCCCAGGGGGTCAACAACGATCAACAACGGCAACTGATTGATACGGTTAATCAGCTGAATCAACTGGAATCGCAACGTGGGTTCGATCCCGAGATCACCACGCGAATCAATCAGTATGAACAGGCATTTCGATTACAGATGGGTGTGCCGGAACTCGTTGATTTCAGCAAAGAACCACAGAAAGTGCTGGATTTGTATGGCACGAAAGGTGGAGATGGGACGTTTGCTTCCAATTGTTTGATGGCACGTCGCCTGGCAGAACGTGGGTGTCGTTTTATCCAACTCTACCATCGAGACTGGGATCATCATGGTTCAGTAAAAACGCATTCGGAAGGTACCGCCAAAGAAGTAGATCAGGGTGTTGCCGCACTGCTGACAGATCTGAAAAACAAAGACATGTTAAAGGATACTCTCATTGTCTTTGGTACTGAATTTGGCAGAACGCCAATGGCTCAGGGCACTGGTCGAGACCACCATCTGGCTGGTTTCAGTATGTGGTTGGCAGGTGGGGGAATCAAGGGCGGCATTTCATACGGCAACACAGACGAGTTTGGTTATTTCGCTGTGGAAAATAAAGTACACGTGAACGATCTCCACGCAACGATGCTGTATCTCATGGGGATTGACCATCGCCGCCTGACTGTGAAGTACCAGGGAAGAGATTTCCGCTTGACCGATATTGCAGGTACGGTGCTGCACCCGATATTAGCTTGA
- a CDS encoding acetylxylan esterase, translated as MPGIAFDAWVQNQAKSLRQNDRPPSSKEMWETKRTELLRQIHVAAGIPAVDDTALNPNLLKTEQREGYTIQLMTFQSQEDIAVTATLYVPVIAAKEKVPAVLCVHGHWGWARREPTVHARCVGLVKLGFLVMVVDAFGAGERHHNPARGRYHGSLYGATLWPSGQTLLGRQVYDNHRAVDYLLSRPDVNGKIGITGASGGGNQTMYAGALDARITAVVPVCSVGNYQAYLHAACCLCEVLPKALTFTEEGNILGLVAPRALMVINAEKDGIQFSPPEAEKSIASAKQIFALYGKEKHLKHVVIDSGHDYNLAMRQAMYGWMCYHLQGVGDGSPIMEPKSVPEEVATLTCYPEPEKRPKNFGFLPTIAAAVGRKLHQQHDKLFPDHKEMWEADSISMGKRLETILNTPSVPQDAAIRWLDPKDENNFPFELETKEGFIHYGVFRGDRKAEQRIVHVVVHLGGVEDAIEKKLVPDNAKNIIFIDLRASGKSKSKWGPVAGSPDHTSAEHAIWIGRPLLGLWQQDLLTLIKAWKKQRGYDLDRFRLYAVRDSAVVAIITAATSDDVEALEIKEVPYSFVSDQPYASGTHLGTIVPGILNAGDIPHLLARVAPKPLTIQTVLSPFGTPISPQGSHEAFRFTYQVYKILGAEDAIEIKTN; from the coding sequence ATGCCAGGAATAGCTTTTGATGCCTGGGTTCAGAATCAGGCAAAATCACTCAGGCAGAACGACCGCCCACCCAGTTCCAAAGAAATGTGGGAAACAAAACGCACAGAATTGCTCAGGCAAATTCATGTGGCTGCGGGCATTCCAGCCGTTGATGATACAGCTTTAAATCCCAACTTACTGAAAACAGAGCAGCGTGAAGGGTATACCATTCAACTGATGACTTTTCAATCGCAGGAGGATATTGCTGTAACTGCCACGTTGTATGTGCCAGTGATTGCTGCAAAAGAAAAAGTGCCTGCAGTACTCTGTGTCCACGGTCATTGGGGCTGGGCCAGGAGGGAACCAACTGTCCACGCACGCTGTGTAGGATTAGTGAAACTTGGCTTTCTGGTGATGGTGGTAGATGCCTTTGGTGCCGGAGAACGCCACCACAATCCTGCACGTGGTCGATATCATGGTTCGCTCTATGGTGCCACATTGTGGCCTTCCGGGCAAACCCTTCTTGGTCGCCAGGTTTACGACAACCACCGTGCTGTGGACTATCTGCTGAGCAGGCCTGATGTCAATGGGAAGATTGGCATCACCGGTGCGAGTGGTGGCGGAAATCAAACAATGTATGCAGGCGCTTTGGACGCACGCATCACTGCAGTGGTACCTGTATGCTCCGTTGGGAATTACCAGGCATATCTTCATGCCGCCTGCTGTTTGTGCGAAGTCTTGCCCAAAGCGCTGACATTCACAGAAGAAGGGAACATCCTCGGATTAGTAGCCCCAAGGGCTCTGATGGTGATTAATGCGGAAAAAGATGGTATTCAATTCAGCCCACCAGAGGCAGAAAAGAGTATTGCCAGTGCGAAACAGATTTTTGCACTTTATGGAAAGGAGAAACACCTGAAGCATGTGGTAATCGATTCTGGACATGATTACAATCTGGCAATGCGGCAGGCGATGTATGGTTGGATGTGCTATCACCTGCAGGGGGTGGGCGATGGTTCCCCCATTATGGAGCCGAAAAGTGTACCAGAAGAAGTAGCTACGCTGACTTGTTATCCAGAACCGGAAAAGCGGCCGAAAAACTTTGGCTTTCTTCCCACGATTGCCGCTGCAGTAGGACGTAAACTGCACCAGCAGCACGACAAACTATTCCCAGATCACAAAGAAATGTGGGAAGCAGATTCCATTTCAATGGGGAAACGGCTGGAAACAATCCTGAATACGCCATCGGTACCACAAGATGCAGCGATCCGTTGGTTAGACCCCAAGGATGAAAATAATTTTCCGTTCGAATTGGAAACCAAAGAGGGTTTTATTCACTACGGTGTTTTTCGTGGTGATCGTAAAGCAGAACAACGAATAGTCCACGTTGTTGTTCACTTGGGCGGTGTAGAAGATGCGATCGAGAAGAAATTGGTGCCAGATAATGCAAAAAACATCATCTTCATTGATTTACGTGCAAGTGGGAAATCAAAATCGAAGTGGGGGCCAGTCGCAGGCTCCCCCGACCACACATCGGCCGAACATGCTATCTGGATTGGTCGCCCACTGCTGGGTTTGTGGCAGCAGGATTTATTAACGCTGATCAAGGCATGGAAAAAGCAACGTGGTTATGATCTGGATCGATTTCGCTTGTATGCTGTTCGTGATTCTGCAGTTGTAGCCATCATTACCGCAGCCACTTCAGATGATGTGGAGGCACTTGAAATCAAGGAAGTTCCTTATTCATTTGTCAGCGATCAACCGTACGCTAGTGGTACCCACCTGGGAACAATCGTACCAGGGATTTTGAATGCCGGAGATATTCCCCATCTCCTGGCTCGTGTTGCGCCCAAGCCTCTGACGATTCAAACGGTATTGTCGCCATTTGGTACACCAATTTCTCCACAAGGGTCCCATGAGGCATTTCGGTTTACCTACCAGGTTTACAAGATTCTCGGTGCAGAAGATGCTATTGAAATCAAAACAAACTGA
- the ettA gene encoding energy-dependent translational throttle protein EttA — MSERYIFQIEKLTKMYDQKEILKDIWLAFYPGAKIGVLGSNGSGKSTLLRIMALQDTDFIGTARAENGISIGYVPQEPQLTPGTVRENVEEAVQPIRDLLTQQEQIGEKMAEASPEEFDKLMAEMDRVQTRIDATNAYDLDRQLEIAMDAMRLPPPEADVAQLSGGERRRVALCKMLLKKPDLLLLDEPTNHLDADSVFWLERHLEEYPGTVVAVTHDRYFLDNVAKWILELDRGRGFPYEGNYSVFLDKKRARLALEEKTETARQKTLSRELEWVKTSPKGRLAKSKARLQAYEKLAAQDYEEKDDEVLMQIPPGPTLGDLVVRAEGVSKAFGDRLLFENLNFDLPRGGIVGIIGPNGAGKTTLFRMIVGQEKPDSGTLRVGETVQVAYVDQNRDSLNPDASVFEEITGGTDHLMLGKRRVASRGYVSRFNFKGPDQQRKVGVLSGGERNRVHLAKLLRSGGNLLLLDEPTNDLDVDTLRALEEALLNFGGCAVVISHDRWFLDRVATHILAFENDSNVVWFDGNYQAYEENRRARLGAEADQPHRMRYKKLTH, encoded by the coding sequence ATGTCGGAGCGTTACATCTTTCAGATCGAAAAACTAACCAAAATGTACGATCAGAAAGAAATTTTGAAGGACATTTGGTTGGCATTTTATCCCGGTGCCAAAATTGGCGTGCTTGGTTCCAATGGTTCTGGGAAAAGTACGTTGTTACGGATTATGGCACTGCAGGATACCGACTTCATTGGCACAGCACGTGCGGAAAACGGCATTTCCATAGGTTATGTTCCTCAAGAGCCCCAATTGACGCCTGGTACCGTACGGGAAAACGTTGAAGAAGCGGTACAGCCAATTCGCGATTTGCTAACTCAACAGGAACAAATTGGCGAGAAAATGGCAGAAGCATCTCCAGAAGAATTCGACAAATTAATGGCGGAAATGGATCGAGTTCAGACCAGAATTGATGCGACAAATGCCTATGATCTGGATCGACAGCTGGAAATCGCCATGGATGCGATGCGATTGCCCCCACCTGAAGCGGATGTCGCCCAGCTATCGGGTGGTGAACGGCGTCGGGTAGCATTGTGCAAAATGTTACTGAAGAAGCCAGATTTATTACTACTGGATGAACCCACGAACCACCTGGATGCTGACTCAGTATTCTGGCTGGAGCGGCATCTGGAAGAATACCCTGGCACCGTGGTAGCGGTAACCCACGATCGATACTTCCTGGATAACGTCGCAAAATGGATTCTGGAACTTGATCGCGGTCGTGGCTTCCCTTACGAAGGGAACTACAGCGTGTTTCTCGATAAAAAACGAGCACGTCTGGCATTAGAAGAAAAAACAGAAACCGCCCGCCAGAAAACATTGTCTCGGGAATTGGAGTGGGTGAAAACCTCGCCAAAAGGTCGACTTGCCAAAAGTAAAGCCCGTTTGCAGGCTTACGAAAAATTAGCCGCCCAGGACTATGAAGAAAAAGACGACGAAGTACTGATGCAGATCCCGCCTGGCCCCACCTTGGGAGATCTGGTGGTGCGTGCCGAAGGTGTTTCGAAAGCGTTTGGCGACCGGCTTTTGTTTGAAAATCTGAATTTCGACCTCCCACGTGGGGGAATTGTGGGAATCATCGGCCCCAATGGTGCGGGGAAAACCACCCTGTTCCGGATGATCGTGGGGCAGGAAAAACCGGATTCCGGTACTTTACGAGTCGGGGAAACGGTTCAGGTTGCTTATGTGGATCAAAATCGCGATTCTTTGAATCCCGATGCCAGTGTTTTTGAAGAAATTACCGGTGGCACCGACCACCTGATGCTGGGCAAACGGCGAGTTGCCAGCCGTGGTTACGTTTCTCGCTTTAACTTTAAAGGACCAGACCAGCAGCGTAAAGTGGGTGTCCTTTCTGGTGGGGAGCGGAATCGCGTTCACCTGGCAAAACTGCTACGTAGTGGCGGCAACCTGCTGCTGTTGGACGAACCCACCAACGACCTGGATGTGGATACCCTGCGTGCACTGGAAGAAGCATTGCTGAATTTTGGTGGCTGTGCTGTGGTGATTAGCCACGATCGCTGGTTTTTGGACCGGGTTGCTACCCACATTCTTGCCTTTGAAAACGATAGCAACGTAGTATGGTTTGACGGCAATTATCAGGCATATGAAGAAAATCGCCGCGCGAGACTGGGAGCTGAAGCAGATCAACCCCACCGCATGCGTTACAAAAAACTGACTCACTGA
- a CDS encoding PSD1 and planctomycete cytochrome C domain-containing protein: protein MKYMLWACWISLTTTTLGAAEKSRVDFNRDVKPILSDHCFACHGPDANKRKANLRFDIETDAKSVLESGMVAIVPKNPDKSELMARVLATDEEMMPPKHTGKPLNAKQIQMLKDWITAGAEYQDHWAFRPIKRPELKDLPPASNALDRLILQKLVQRNLSMAKKADAHTLLRRLSFDLRGLPPTPAELAEFSKDPSQANYAKFVEQYLASPHYGERMAIFWLDIVRYADSVGYHGDQPVTVWPFRDYVIASFNSNKRFDVFSREQLAGDLMPTPTVEQQIASGYNRLGMMSAEGGVQPKEYLAKYAAERVRAFGGGWLGLTTGCAECHDHKFDPFTTKDFYRLEAFFSDIQERGLYSGNNFGSSITLPTEEQNKELAKRNAHVNQLQTEVNQQQMLVQKQFSNLPKMLPLGAAMAVKTILLPKNKANFDKAFNQYLTALPAYKQLQAKLQQATQQRNQFQNSLPSTLVTVTVAPREIRVLPRGNWMDTTGEVVLPGFPEFLTPNKEGKRMNRLDLANWLFTKENPLTARVMVNRLWKLYFGEGISRKVDDLGSQGEAPTHPELLDYLASEFIDSGWDIKGLIRQIVTSDTYQQSSFAPQEKWNLDPDNLWYARQTSTRLPAEMIRDHLLSVAGLLSPKVGGPSAKPYQPAGYWSFLNFPRREWQNDQGEGLYRRGLYTHWQRQYLHPALMLFDAPSREECTPMRESSNTPLQSLVLLNAPEFVEASRMFATRLLKEQGTDEDRIKRGFLLAINRPATDKEVAILLDYYRTQKAHYQDKLPEANALLSIGSSKLDTTLNPADLAAWTNVCRTIFNLHATITRN from the coding sequence ATGAAATATATGCTGTGGGCTTGTTGGATATCATTAACCACCACGACGCTGGGTGCAGCAGAGAAATCGCGTGTTGATTTCAATCGCGACGTTAAGCCGATCCTTTCGGACCATTGTTTTGCATGCCACGGACCGGATGCGAACAAACGAAAGGCAAACCTTCGCTTTGACATCGAAACAGATGCCAAGTCTGTTCTGGAAAGTGGTATGGTCGCCATCGTACCGAAAAATCCTGATAAAAGCGAATTAATGGCACGTGTGCTGGCAACAGATGAAGAGATGATGCCACCGAAGCACACTGGCAAACCCTTGAATGCCAAGCAGATTCAAATGCTGAAGGACTGGATTACTGCCGGTGCGGAATACCAGGATCACTGGGCATTTCGACCAATCAAACGCCCAGAACTGAAAGACTTGCCCCCAGCATCAAATGCATTAGATCGCTTGATTTTACAGAAGCTGGTTCAGCGAAATTTATCAATGGCTAAGAAGGCAGACGCTCACACCCTCTTGAGAAGATTGTCTTTTGATCTGCGTGGGTTACCACCAACGCCAGCGGAACTGGCTGAATTCAGCAAGGATCCCTCGCAGGCGAATTATGCGAAGTTTGTCGAGCAGTATCTTGCATCGCCCCACTATGGGGAACGGATGGCGATATTCTGGTTGGACATTGTGCGTTACGCTGATTCCGTTGGCTACCATGGTGATCAACCTGTGACAGTGTGGCCCTTTCGGGATTATGTAATTGCCAGTTTTAACAGCAATAAACGGTTCGACGTTTTCTCACGCGAACAACTTGCTGGCGATCTGATGCCCACCCCCACGGTGGAACAGCAGATTGCCAGTGGGTATAACCGCCTGGGAATGATGAGTGCCGAAGGTGGTGTACAACCAAAAGAATATCTTGCAAAATACGCTGCAGAACGTGTGCGTGCGTTTGGCGGGGGCTGGTTAGGACTAACCACCGGATGTGCTGAATGCCACGACCACAAGTTTGATCCGTTTACTACGAAGGATTTTTATCGACTGGAAGCATTCTTTTCGGACATTCAGGAAAGGGGGCTTTACAGTGGTAACAACTTTGGTTCATCAATTACATTGCCAACTGAAGAGCAAAACAAAGAATTGGCGAAGCGAAATGCACACGTAAACCAACTTCAAACGGAAGTTAATCAACAGCAGATGTTGGTCCAGAAGCAATTTTCGAACCTTCCGAAAATGCTTCCATTGGGTGCAGCCATGGCTGTGAAAACGATATTGTTGCCGAAAAACAAGGCAAATTTTGATAAGGCTTTTAATCAATATCTTACTGCTCTACCAGCTTACAAACAATTACAAGCGAAATTGCAGCAGGCGACCCAGCAACGGAATCAATTTCAGAATTCCCTGCCATCGACTTTAGTAACTGTTACCGTCGCACCCCGCGAGATCCGTGTATTGCCACGTGGGAACTGGATGGACACAACAGGGGAGGTGGTGCTACCTGGTTTTCCCGAATTCCTTACTCCCAACAAGGAAGGAAAGCGAATGAACCGGCTGGATCTTGCGAACTGGTTGTTTACGAAGGAAAATCCATTGACCGCAAGGGTGATGGTCAATCGACTTTGGAAGCTGTACTTTGGTGAAGGTATTTCCCGCAAGGTGGACGATCTGGGATCTCAAGGAGAAGCACCCACCCATCCTGAGTTACTTGATTATCTTGCCAGCGAGTTCATTGATTCCGGCTGGGATATCAAGGGTTTGATCCGACAGATCGTTACATCAGATACTTACCAGCAGAGTTCGTTTGCTCCACAGGAAAAGTGGAATCTCGATCCAGATAATCTCTGGTATGCACGTCAAACTTCGACCCGCTTGCCAGCTGAAATGATTCGGGATCACCTTCTGAGTGTGGCTGGGTTACTTTCTCCCAAAGTGGGCGGGCCAAGCGCCAAGCCATATCAGCCGGCAGGTTATTGGTCTTTCCTGAATTTTCCAAGGCGGGAGTGGCAAAACGATCAGGGCGAAGGTCTGTATCGACGTGGATTGTACACCCACTGGCAAAGACAATATCTGCACCCAGCATTAATGTTATTTGATGCACCCAGCCGGGAAGAGTGCACGCCAATGCGGGAATCTTCGAATACCCCATTGCAATCACTGGTGTTACTAAACGCACCAGAATTCGTAGAAGCATCACGGATGTTCGCCACAAGATTGTTGAAAGAGCAGGGCACCGATGAAGACCGCATCAAGCGTGGATTTCTGTTGGCAATCAATCGACCAGCGACCGATAAAGAAGTTGCAATTCTGCTCGATTATTATCGCACACAAAAAGCCCACTATCAGGATAAACTTCCCGAAGCAAATGCACTGCTTTCCATAGGTTCAAGTAAATTGGATACTACACTGAATCCGGCAGATCTTGCTGCCTGGACAAATGTTTGTCGAACCATTTTCAACTTACACGCCACTATCACGAGAAATTAA
- a CDS encoding prolyl oligopeptidase family serine peptidase, translated as MKNYLLFAFALWIGSNVSNAQPAPWYADKTDLLSYLDEKGARLQIADPATWAKRKAHILTQMQVVMGKLPDLPEHRPFRVTEKSQNDCGKYIQKHLTIEINPGEQLPVYLLLPKVQQKQFPAMLCLHPTSKPDGKKIPAGLSGKSDRHYAKELAEHGYVTLAPDYPNMGEYQFDVYGKGYISTTMKAIENHRRCLDYLISLPQVDASRLGVVGHSLGGHNSIFLGCFDDRVQVIISSCGFCSFPKYMKGNLTGWSHDGYMPKIKTTYDCDPKKMPWDFTEAIALLAPRTFIAVAPINDHNFDVAGVKDCIRAAKPVYQIFKKESNLISLYPEAGHDFPDDARKEAFRILDSKLKPASK; from the coding sequence ATGAAAAATTACCTGCTATTTGCATTCGCACTCTGGATTGGCAGCAATGTTTCAAATGCTCAACCCGCACCATGGTACGCAGATAAAACAGATTTGCTTTCCTATCTGGACGAAAAAGGTGCTCGACTGCAAATTGCTGATCCTGCCACGTGGGCAAAACGCAAAGCACACATTCTAACCCAAATGCAGGTAGTGATGGGAAAACTACCTGATCTTCCGGAACATCGCCCGTTTCGTGTGACTGAAAAATCACAAAACGATTGTGGCAAATACATCCAGAAGCATCTCACCATTGAAATCAACCCTGGCGAGCAGTTACCTGTTTATTTACTATTACCTAAAGTCCAGCAGAAACAATTTCCGGCAATGCTCTGTCTGCATCCCACCAGTAAACCAGATGGAAAAAAGATTCCCGCTGGCTTAAGCGGGAAATCTGATCGACATTACGCAAAAGAACTGGCTGAACATGGCTACGTAACTCTGGCACCTGACTATCCCAACATGGGTGAATATCAATTCGATGTTTATGGCAAAGGGTATATCAGCACCACGATGAAAGCAATTGAAAACCATCGACGGTGCCTGGACTATCTTATCTCACTCCCACAAGTTGATGCCAGTCGATTGGGCGTCGTAGGTCACTCGCTTGGTGGGCATAATTCGATCTTTCTTGGATGCTTTGATGATCGAGTTCAGGTTATTATCTCCAGTTGTGGTTTCTGCAGTTTCCCAAAGTACATGAAAGGTAATCTGACAGGTTGGAGCCATGATGGCTACATGCCGAAGATTAAAACCACCTACGACTGCGATCCCAAAAAGATGCCATGGGATTTTACAGAAGCAATTGCCTTGTTAGCACCCAGAACATTCATTGCAGTGGCACCAATCAATGATCACAATTTCGATGTGGCTGGTGTAAAAGACTGCATCCGTGCAGCGAAGCCAGTTTACCAAATCTTCAAAAAGGAAAGTAATCTGATCTCACTTTATCCAGAAGCGGGGCACGATTTCCCCGATGATGCCCGTAAAGAAGCATTTCGCATCCTCGATTCAAAATTGAAGCCAGCTTCAAAGTAA
- the ggt gene encoding gamma-glutamyltransferase, whose product MNIRMFALVGLMMSLLDSSAAERFLTPPGNAGRSVTIAKNGMVATSHPLAAQIGLDILKQGGNATDAAVAASAAMGLMEPMSCGIGGDLFAIVWDAKTKTLHGLHANGGMPMLATREFFKQKNLKEIPETGPYSWSVPGCVDGWDQLLSKFGSKSFAELLGPSIEYADDGFPVPEVIAGYWKSGMQKLLKDPGSSATYLIGGKVPKTGDIFKNPVLAATYRAIAKNGGKAFYTGTIAKELDQFAKSQGALLRLEDLQQHKSMWMKPLHVNYRGYDVYELTPPGQGIAVLQMLNMLKHEDLAKIGPNSADYWQLLVETKKLVFEDRAKFYADPGFAKLPIDELLSDAYAMKRRKLIDLKRAATAIPPGDPKLGMADTIYLCTADRWGNCVSLIQSNYFGFGSGLTDPQLGFAMQNRGTLLSLDENHLNRLEPKKKPFHTIIPAMVMKDGKPIFVFGVMGGDMQPQGHVQILINILDFGMNIQVAGEAPRMEHIGSSKPNGSKQDQKGGTLLIERGMPLHIIEDLKKRGHQIRIVDRNGGGYQGIWIDPKTGIYHGASEARKDGMAVGY is encoded by the coding sequence ATGAACATCAGGATGTTTGCCTTGGTGGGGCTGATGATGAGCTTACTTGATTCAAGTGCGGCTGAACGTTTTCTTACCCCACCTGGCAATGCTGGTCGCTCGGTGACAATCGCTAAAAACGGCATGGTGGCAACAAGTCATCCACTGGCTGCACAGATCGGGCTGGATATTCTGAAGCAGGGTGGAAATGCCACCGATGCTGCAGTGGCTGCCAGTGCGGCAATGGGGCTGATGGAACCGATGTCTTGTGGAATCGGTGGGGATCTGTTTGCAATTGTCTGGGATGCAAAAACGAAGACATTGCACGGCCTTCACGCGAACGGTGGTATGCCAATGCTGGCAACACGAGAGTTTTTTAAACAGAAAAACCTGAAGGAAATCCCAGAAACAGGCCCCTATAGCTGGTCAGTACCTGGGTGTGTCGATGGCTGGGATCAATTGCTAAGCAAGTTTGGCAGTAAGTCGTTTGCAGAACTGCTGGGTCCTTCGATAGAGTATGCGGATGATGGCTTTCCTGTTCCCGAAGTGATTGCTGGCTACTGGAAAAGTGGGATGCAAAAACTGCTGAAGGATCCTGGTTCTTCTGCCACGTATCTTATCGGTGGGAAAGTCCCCAAAACGGGTGATATTTTCAAAAATCCCGTATTGGCAGCAACCTATCGTGCTATTGCCAAGAATGGAGGTAAAGCATTTTACACTGGTACAATTGCCAAAGAACTGGATCAATTTGCCAAATCGCAGGGTGCCTTACTGCGACTGGAAGACTTGCAGCAACACAAAAGTATGTGGATGAAGCCACTACATGTGAATTACCGTGGGTACGATGTGTATGAGTTAACCCCACCTGGACAGGGTATTGCTGTGCTGCAAATGCTGAACATGCTGAAGCACGAAGATCTGGCGAAAATTGGGCCCAATTCGGCCGATTATTGGCAACTGCTGGTTGAAACTAAAAAACTGGTTTTTGAAGACCGGGCAAAGTTCTATGCCGATCCGGGTTTCGCAAAACTGCCAATCGACGAACTGTTAAGCGATGCTTACGCAATGAAGCGTCGCAAATTGATTGATCTGAAACGTGCGGCAACTGCGATCCCACCTGGGGATCCCAAACTGGGAATGGCCGACACGATTTACCTTTGTACTGCCGATCGGTGGGGTAATTGCGTTTCGCTGATTCAAAGTAATTATTTTGGCTTCGGTTCGGGGCTGACAGATCCCCAACTAGGCTTCGCAATGCAAAATCGCGGTACGCTGCTATCGCTGGATGAGAACCATCTGAATCGGCTGGAGCCTAAGAAAAAGCCCTTTCATACAATCATCCCTGCGATGGTGATGAAAGATGGCAAGCCAATTTTTGTTTTTGGAGTAATGGGTGGTGATATGCAGCCTCAGGGGCATGTTCAGATACTCATCAATATATTGGATTTTGGCATGAACATCCAGGTGGCTGGGGAGGCACCGCGGATGGAACACATTGGTTCTTCCAAGCCAAATGGAAGCAAACAAGACCAAAAAGGTGGTACTCTCCTCATCGAACGCGGAATGCCACTCCATATCATTGAGGATCTGAAAAAGCGTGGGCATCAGATTCGGATCGTCGACCGAAATGGTGGGGGATATCAAGGCATATGGATCGACCCCAAAACCGGAATCTACCATGGTGCCAGTGAAGCGCGGAAGGATGGGATGGCAGTGGGATATTAG